A genomic segment from Deinococcus sp. YIM 77859 encodes:
- a CDS encoding DeoR/GlpR family DNA-binding transcription regulator — protein MTAPLAEERLSRILDLLARRGTVRTTAITEHLGVSGATVRRDLDVLAQRGLIRKVHGGAALASQDQRYSDRQQLEQGGKARLAEAALTLLKPGETVYLDAGTTARHVAQALRRTPALTRTLRVVTHGIDVAYELNGECPLYVVGGELYGSTYSLTGPDALATVERYAYDTFLVGCTSIDPQRGLTNSNLIEAQQKTAIMRRARRSVLIADHSKWGHTGFVTFAALGDVSAWVTDQAPPGAREAFEAAGAQVVEAAAVLS, from the coding sequence ATGACCGCCCCGCTCGCTGAGGAACGCCTGAGCCGCATCCTCGATCTGCTGGCCCGCCGGGGTACCGTGCGCACCACGGCGATCACCGAGCACCTGGGGGTGAGTGGGGCCACGGTGCGGCGCGACCTCGACGTGTTGGCCCAGCGTGGCCTCATTCGCAAGGTGCATGGCGGCGCGGCGCTGGCCAGTCAGGATCAGCGCTACAGCGACCGGCAGCAGCTGGAGCAGGGCGGCAAGGCGCGGCTTGCTGAGGCGGCCCTCACCCTGCTGAAGCCGGGCGAGACGGTATACCTCGATGCGGGCACCACGGCTCGGCACGTCGCGCAGGCCCTGCGGCGCACCCCAGCCCTCACCCGTACCCTGCGGGTGGTCACGCACGGGATCGACGTGGCCTATGAGCTCAACGGCGAGTGCCCGCTGTACGTGGTTGGCGGTGAGCTGTACGGTTCCACCTACAGCCTGACTGGCCCCGACGCCCTTGCCACCGTGGAGCGCTACGCCTACGACACCTTCCTCGTCGGCTGCACGAGCATCGACCCGCAGCGCGGCCTGACGAACAGCAACCTGATCGAGGCCCAGCAGAAGACGGCCATCATGCGCCGTGCTCGCCGCAGCGTCCTGATCGCCGACCACAGCAAGTGGGGCCATACGGGCTTTGTCACCTTTGCAGCGCTGGGCGACGTGAGCGCCTGGGTCACCGATCAAGCGCCCCCGGGGGCCCGTGAAGCCTTTGAGGCCGCCGGTGCCCAGGTGGTGGAGGCCGCGGCGGTTCTGAGCTAG
- a CDS encoding ABC transporter ATP-binding protein → MPDALLEVQHLGIHFGGLHAVRDVTTTIPAGKITAIIGPNGAGKSTFFHLISGFYQPTSGRIRFRGEDITRLRTHQVVARGIARTFQTTTIYRELSVLENAMIGHRVRTRAGLLDALLRTGRERHDEAESRAGALRALERVGLAAQAGRLAGALTQEGQKRVGIAMALASDPTLLLLDEPAAGMNPEETVNLMGLIRELVAGGLTVALVEHKMSLVMGLADEILVLHHGQKIAQGTPAEVSRDPAVIEAYLGGHAHAGQMGQPVGGGAHA, encoded by the coding sequence ATGCCTGACGCGCTGCTGGAGGTGCAGCATCTGGGCATTCACTTCGGTGGCCTGCACGCGGTTCGGGACGTCACCACGACCATCCCGGCCGGGAAAATCACGGCGATCATCGGGCCGAACGGGGCGGGCAAGAGCACGTTCTTTCACCTGATCTCGGGGTTTTATCAGCCCACCTCGGGGCGCATCCGCTTCAGGGGCGAAGACATCACCCGGCTGAGGACGCATCAGGTGGTGGCGCGCGGCATTGCCCGAACCTTTCAGACGACCACGATCTACCGAGAACTCAGCGTGCTCGAGAATGCGATGATCGGCCACCGTGTACGCACGCGCGCGGGGCTGCTCGACGCCCTGCTGCGCACCGGCCGAGAACGCCACGACGAGGCAGAAAGCCGCGCCGGGGCCCTGCGGGCGCTGGAACGGGTGGGGCTGGCCGCGCAGGCGGGACGCCTGGCTGGGGCCCTGACACAGGAGGGCCAGAAGCGGGTTGGAATCGCGATGGCGCTGGCCAGTGATCCCACGCTGCTGCTGCTCGACGAGCCCGCTGCGGGCATGAACCCGGAGGAGACGGTCAATCTGATGGGCCTGATTCGCGAGCTGGTCGCGGGCGGCCTCACGGTGGCACTGGTCGAGCACAAAATGAGCCTGGTGATGGGCCTGGCCGACGAGATCCTGGTGCTTCACCACGGCCAAAAGATCGCGCAGGGCACGCCGGCCGAGGTCAGCCGTGACCCCGCTGTGATCGAGGCGTACCTGGGCGGGCACGCGCACGCCGGGCAGATGGGTCAGCCCGTGGGAGGAGGGGCCCATGCTTGA
- the surE gene encoding 5'/3'-nucleotidase SurE has product MTGAQASPRPRILVANDDGIFSPGIKALALALADVGDVVVVAPDVEQSAVGHGITIRRPLRFKHTASAGFGEIPAYRVDGTPADCVVLGVHLLGRPDLVVSGINLGPNLGDDLTHSGTVAAAIEGLALGLPAIALSQQGSTGGEYSFTASAAYAARLAHQVLARGLPPRVLLNVNFPAGLARGVRVTRVGEHRWEDAIVTRHDPEGREYHWVAGQSRAADAHDQDTDYGAVQAGLISVTPVRLDLTARDLLGELAGYVPEV; this is encoded by the coding sequence ATGACCGGTGCTCAGGCTTCCCCCCGTCCGCGAATTCTCGTTGCCAACGACGACGGCATCTTTTCTCCCGGCATCAAGGCGCTCGCCCTGGCGCTGGCCGATGTGGGGGACGTCGTGGTCGTCGCGCCGGATGTGGAGCAGTCGGCGGTTGGGCACGGCATCACCATCCGCCGGCCGCTGCGCTTTAAGCACACGGCGTCGGCAGGGTTCGGGGAGATTCCGGCCTACCGGGTGGACGGCACGCCCGCCGACTGCGTGGTACTGGGCGTCCACCTGCTGGGGCGACCTGATCTGGTGGTCAGCGGGATCAACCTGGGGCCGAACCTGGGGGACGATCTGACCCACTCGGGCACGGTGGCGGCGGCCATCGAAGGCCTCGCGCTGGGGCTGCCCGCCATCGCCCTGAGCCAGCAGGGGAGTACGGGAGGCGAGTACAGTTTCACGGCGAGCGCCGCCTATGCGGCCCGGCTGGCACACCAGGTGCTCGCGCGCGGCCTGCCGCCACGGGTGCTGCTCAACGTCAACTTTCCCGCTGGGCTGGCCCGCGGCGTGCGGGTGACCCGCGTGGGAGAGCACCGCTGGGAAGACGCCATCGTGACCCGCCACGACCCAGAAGGCCGCGAGTACCACTGGGTGGCCGGGCAGAGCCGCGCCGCCGACGCCCATGACCAGGACACCGATTATGGCGCGGTGCAGGCGGGGTTGATCAGCGTGACTCCGGTGCGTCTCGATCTGACCGCCCGCGACCTGTTGGGCGAGCTGGCCGGGTACGTGCCGGAGGTGTAA
- a CDS encoding branched-chain amino acid ABC transporter permease, which yields MTILLQQLFNALALGGVYALVALGLTLVYGVMRVPNFAHGGLYMLGAYFTYALLTGLGIGYVPALLLAAVAVALLAALLERVVFYPLRNAPHVHAMIAAIGVLFFLEAAVQLIWGPDFKQIAEPVPGILNLGDVVITWQRLIVIAASLVVMLGLNFFLKRTLTGATIEAMSQNREGARLVGINVNRVGMLTFAISGGLAAAAAALIAPIISVAPSMGEVMNLKVFAIIILGGMGSVPGAIVGAFLLAFAEVFGGFYINLDFADVIGFAALVLVLALRPEGLFRRST from the coding sequence TTGACCATCCTGCTGCAACAACTGTTCAATGCCCTGGCGCTGGGCGGCGTGTACGCCCTGGTCGCGCTGGGGCTCACGCTGGTCTACGGCGTGATGCGGGTGCCCAACTTCGCTCACGGCGGCCTGTATATGCTGGGCGCGTACTTCACCTACGCCCTCCTGACCGGGCTGGGAATCGGCTACGTGCCCGCGCTGCTGCTCGCGGCGGTCGCGGTGGCTCTGCTTGCTGCGCTGCTCGAGCGGGTGGTGTTCTATCCCCTCAGAAACGCGCCGCACGTCCACGCGATGATTGCCGCGATCGGCGTGCTGTTCTTTTTGGAGGCGGCTGTGCAGCTGATCTGGGGTCCAGATTTCAAGCAGATCGCCGAACCGGTGCCGGGCATCCTCAACCTGGGTGACGTGGTGATCACCTGGCAACGCCTGATCGTGATCGCCGCCTCGCTGGTGGTGATGCTGGGGCTGAACTTCTTCCTGAAGCGCACCCTGACCGGTGCGACCATCGAGGCGATGTCCCAAAACCGTGAAGGCGCGCGGCTGGTGGGCATCAACGTGAACCGCGTTGGCATGCTGACCTTTGCGATCTCCGGGGGACTGGCCGCCGCCGCCGCCGCGCTCATCGCGCCCATTATCTCGGTGGCGCCCTCCATGGGCGAGGTCATGAACCTCAAGGTGTTTGCCATCATCATTCTGGGCGGCATGGGCAGCGTGCCGGGGGCCATCGTGGGCGCTTTTCTGCTGGCCTTTGCAGAAGTGTTTGGCGGCTTCTACATCAACCTTGACTTTGCGGATGTGATCGGCTTCGCGGCGCTTGTGCTCGTGCTGGCGCTCCGGCCCGAGGGGCTCTTCCGGAGGAGCACGTGA
- a CDS encoding branched-chain amino acid ABC transporter permease: MNRGRFRAGLWGWLAVFAPAALLPLTQPGTYVLDIAINTMVWAMLAYGLNVMLGYTGQLPLAHAGFFGIGAYTVGILTLKHGWNFWLAWPAAVLLCALGGLLLGLVAFRTRGDAFAIFTLGVGVIIALVINKWDELTGGNDGLNGVPPASSLFGIDFSKSANFYYVVLAALALTVLIVARTRKSVFGRSLIAIRGGEDLARSAGIDVFSHKLRALMLSTAIAGLAGGVYAAYVGFLGSAVTGPTTTFTVLLYLLVGGVGTLAGPLLGTGLIYVALQFMKGLQDYQYIVFGPLLVLLVLFAPQGLAGLWERSRLRRAAARPERAVDHA; encoded by the coding sequence GTGAACCGGGGCCGCTTCAGAGCCGGCCTCTGGGGCTGGCTGGCCGTGTTTGCGCCTGCCGCGCTGCTGCCGCTGACGCAGCCCGGCACCTACGTGCTGGACATCGCCATCAACACCATGGTCTGGGCGATGCTGGCCTACGGCCTGAACGTGATGCTGGGCTATACCGGGCAGCTGCCGCTCGCACACGCTGGGTTTTTTGGCATCGGTGCGTACACGGTGGGCATTCTGACCCTCAAGCACGGCTGGAACTTCTGGTTGGCGTGGCCTGCTGCCGTGCTGCTGTGTGCGCTGGGCGGCCTGCTGCTGGGGCTGGTGGCCTTTCGCACTCGGGGAGACGCCTTTGCGATCTTTACCCTGGGCGTCGGGGTGATCATCGCGCTCGTGATCAACAAGTGGGACGAGCTGACCGGCGGCAACGACGGCCTCAACGGGGTGCCGCCCGCTTCCAGCCTGTTCGGAATCGACTTCTCGAAGTCCGCCAACTTCTACTACGTGGTGCTTGCTGCCCTCGCCCTGACGGTGCTGATCGTCGCTCGGACGCGCAAGAGTGTCTTTGGCCGCTCGCTGATCGCCATCCGCGGCGGCGAGGATCTGGCGCGCAGCGCTGGCATCGATGTCTTCTCGCACAAGCTGCGGGCCCTGATGCTCTCAACCGCGATCGCTGGGCTGGCCGGGGGCGTGTATGCGGCCTATGTGGGCTTCCTGGGTTCGGCGGTGACTGGGCCAACCACCACCTTCACGGTGCTGCTGTACCTGCTTGTGGGGGGCGTGGGGACACTCGCGGGGCCGCTGCTGGGCACCGGGCTGATCTACGTGGCGCTGCAGTTTATGAAAGGCCTCCAGGACTACCAGTACATCGTGTTCGGGCCGCTGCTCGTGCTGCTGGTGCTGTTTGCGCCGCAGGGCCTGGCGGGGCTGTGGGAACGTTCCCGCCTGCGCCGAGCCGCCGCGCGGCCGGAAAGGGCGGTGGACCATGCCTGA
- a CDS encoding ABC transporter ATP-binding protein, whose protein sequence is MLEVRHLSVNYGPFRALHDVHLTVQQGEIVVLLGANGAGKSTLFRTLSGLGRPSGGTATWNGVPLTGGKPELNVARGVSLCPEGRLLFPELSVEKNLRLGAYVHRRDPAGTARELERVYALFPALVEKRHAPAGSLSGGQQQMVAIARALMARPQLLLLDEPSLGLAPLVVEQVFEAVQRVNGAGVSVLLAEQNAFAALGIAHRGYVLEGGRVTLQGSQPDLLGNDRVRSAYLGV, encoded by the coding sequence ATGCTTGAGGTGCGCCACCTGAGCGTGAACTACGGCCCCTTTCGTGCGCTGCATGACGTTCACCTCACCGTTCAGCAGGGCGAGATTGTGGTGCTGCTGGGTGCCAACGGGGCGGGCAAAAGCACGCTCTTTCGCACCCTGAGCGGCTTGGGGCGGCCCTCGGGGGGAACGGCCACCTGGAACGGGGTGCCGCTGACGGGTGGCAAGCCGGAATTGAACGTGGCGCGCGGGGTATCGCTGTGCCCGGAAGGCCGCCTGCTTTTCCCCGAGCTGAGCGTGGAGAAGAACCTGCGGCTAGGCGCCTATGTGCACCGGCGCGACCCGGCGGGAACCGCGCGCGAACTGGAGCGGGTGTACGCCCTCTTCCCGGCCCTGGTGGAGAAACGGCACGCGCCCGCTGGGAGCCTCTCGGGGGGGCAGCAGCAGATGGTGGCGATCGCCCGCGCGCTGATGGCCCGCCCGCAGCTCCTGCTGCTGGACGAGCCCTCTCTCGGCCTGGCACCGCTGGTCGTCGAGCAGGTGTTCGAGGCGGTACAGCGGGTGAACGGGGCGGGCGTGAGCGTCCTGCTGGCCGAGCAGAATGCCTTTGCGGCGCTGGGCATCGCGCACCGGGGCTACGTGCTGGAGGGCGGACGGGTCACGCTGCAAGGCTCACAACCCGACCTGCTGGGAAATGACCGGGTGAGGAGCGCGTACCTGGGTGTCTGA
- the sugE gene encoding quaternary ammonium compound efflux SMR transporter SugE, with product MGWILLVIAGLLEVGWAIGLKYTEGFTRPLPTVLTLASMAASMGLLGLAAKTLPIGTAYGVWVGIGAVGAALLGIVLFKEPATPARLVFLALMIVAILGLKATSGH from the coding sequence ATGGGATGGATTCTGCTCGTGATCGCGGGGCTCTTGGAGGTGGGCTGGGCCATCGGCCTGAAGTACACCGAGGGCTTTACCCGGCCGCTCCCCACGGTTCTGACACTCGCCAGCATGGCCGCCAGCATGGGGCTCTTGGGCTTGGCGGCCAAGACGCTGCCCATCGGTACCGCCTACGGCGTGTGGGTTGGAATCGGCGCGGTGGGCGCAGCTCTCCTGGGCATCGTGCTGTTCAAGGAACCCGCTACCCCTGCTCGGCTGGTCTTTCTCGCCCTGATGATCGTGGCGATCCTTGGGCTCAAGGCGACAAGCGGGCACTGA
- a CDS encoding response regulator: MTRPLRLLLIDDSLMDRQLAEEVFAGYAHLCTVTTAANGREALEAMLAPGALLPDVVLLDINMPGMTGFEVLSAMKSHPQLLRIPVVMLTTSNHDQDITQAYTLHASSYLIKSVNFQDFVAQVEGFLEFWTRARLTTWPETTSP, from the coding sequence ATGACCCGTCCCCTGCGCCTGCTTCTGATCGACGACAGCCTGATGGACCGGCAACTGGCGGAGGAGGTGTTTGCCGGGTACGCTCACCTCTGCACGGTCACCACCGCCGCCAACGGCCGGGAGGCGTTGGAAGCGATGCTCGCGCCGGGCGCCCTCCTGCCGGATGTGGTGCTGCTGGACATCAACATGCCGGGCATGACGGGGTTCGAGGTGTTGAGCGCCATGAAAAGTCACCCGCAGCTGCTGCGGATCCCGGTGGTGATGCTAACGACCTCCAACCATGACCAGGACATCACGCAGGCGTACACGCTGCACGCCAGCTCCTACCTGATCAAGTCGGTGAACTTCCAGGACTTCGTGGCGCAGGTCGAGGGCTTTTTGGAGTTCTGGACCCGCGCGCGCCTCACCACCTGGCCGGAAACCACCTCCCCCTAG
- a CDS encoding acyl-CoA thioesterase, with translation MSDPARPATTPAPRSRARMLELVFPKDTNYLGTAFGGFVLSLMDKAASVAAVRHAGGAVVTARMDGVDFHVPIRVGDAVALDARVVRVGRSSMTIQVDVYREHMASGEQQLATTGFFVFVAVDEEGAPRPVPPLAPGEVDPDPDGRP, from the coding sequence ATGTCTGACCCTGCTCGTCCTGCCACCACCCCCGCTCCCCGCAGTCGCGCACGCATGCTGGAACTGGTGTTTCCGAAAGACACCAATTACCTCGGCACGGCGTTCGGCGGCTTTGTGCTGTCGCTGATGGACAAGGCCGCCAGTGTCGCGGCGGTGCGCCACGCGGGCGGCGCGGTGGTCACGGCCCGCATGGACGGCGTGGATTTTCACGTTCCCATCCGCGTCGGAGACGCCGTGGCCCTGGATGCCCGCGTGGTGCGCGTGGGCCGCTCTTCCATGACCATCCAGGTGGACGTTTACCGCGAGCATATGGCGTCCGGTGAGCAGCAGCTGGCCACCACCGGCTTTTTTGTGTTTGTCGCTGTGGATGAAGAGGGTGCGCCGCGTCCCGTGCCTCCCCTGGCACCGGGTGAGGTAGACCCCGATCCCGACGGCCGCCCCTGA
- a CDS encoding peptidoglycan DD-metalloendopeptidase family protein: MNPALICCSSSSQVWWRRARRSLITATLVLAGLASAATPYRVRPGENLTVIAQRAGVSLTALRAANPSLRNANQVRAGQILLIPNRQLPGKTHRVQRGENLTVIAHRHGLSLSQLLRANPGLNVRRPLRPGMTVQIPGRKVAARLPASLRRSSGATVRTASIRVSPVTGSGWLWPVTGYRFISSGFGERNIDGDHEMHYGVDIVAPQGTPVRAARAGRVLESRADFERGWGWTVVIEHEGGWITRYAHLSANLIRAGERVAQGQIIGRVGSTGRSTGPHLHFGTYLRWNPKDPLQLYE; encoded by the coding sequence GTGAATCCCGCCCTCATCTGCTGCTCCTCTTCCTCACAGGTATGGTGGCGGAGAGCGCGGCGTTCCCTCATCACCGCCACGCTGGTGCTGGCGGGGCTGGCGAGCGCCGCAACACCCTACCGCGTGCGGCCAGGCGAAAACCTGACGGTCATCGCGCAGCGGGCGGGGGTCAGCCTGACCGCCCTGAGGGCCGCCAACCCCTCGCTGCGCAATGCCAACCAGGTACGAGCAGGCCAGATTCTTCTGATTCCCAACCGGCAGCTGCCCGGCAAGACGCACCGCGTGCAGCGGGGGGAGAATCTGACGGTGATTGCACACCGGCACGGCCTGAGCCTCTCCCAGCTTCTGCGGGCCAACCCGGGGTTGAATGTTCGCCGTCCGCTGCGGCCGGGCATGACCGTACAGATTCCGGGGCGCAAGGTGGCCGCCCGTTTGCCCGCCTCCCTGCGCCGCAGTTCAGGCGCGACGGTTCGTACCGCGTCTATCCGCGTCTCACCGGTGACAGGCTCGGGCTGGCTGTGGCCGGTGACGGGGTACCGCTTTATCAGCAGCGGCTTTGGCGAACGCAACATCGACGGCGACCACGAGATGCACTACGGCGTCGACATCGTCGCACCCCAGGGCACCCCCGTACGGGCCGCGCGCGCGGGCCGCGTTCTGGAGTCCCGCGCGGATTTCGAGCGGGGCTGGGGCTGGACCGTTGTGATCGAGCACGAAGGCGGCTGGATTACCCGCTACGCGCACCTCAGCGCCAACCTGATCCGGGCGGGTGAACGGGTGGCGCAGGGCCAGATCATCGGCCGGGTGGGCAGCACCGGCCGCAGCACCGGTCCGCACCTTCACTTCGGCACCTATCTGCGCTGGAACCCCAAAGACCCCCTGCAGCTCTACGAGTGA
- a CDS encoding ABC transporter substrate-binding protein — MKRRTLVSLALTLTASSAWADKVVSIGYSGPLSGGAAFYGKDVQSGIEMAINEINRAGGITVNGEKVTFRLVSLDDRYLPNETATNVRRLTSQGIDVIFVPHAGGIQAVQPLAVRDPDFLLVAYSSEPKILEAKNPMTFMLPPRYDNYLRPFTQTQMRAFGKKLALLGTTTAYGKQWTDAITEEWKRQGGTVGANNGVDYNTTVDYSSAVTKALAEKPDVIFVGGPSQPTAQVIKAAREQGFKGGFIVMDQAKFEQMEGIIPRAYLNGSVGVLPTIEYPGTQVFRNQYQRVYKKIPTSEAALNYMGMNIVAKAMELAGTTDDPRAIRAQLNAAAKALPQSKTIYRLAGVTPDGHVDAEFVIASVKDGKYTRLRVDKVYK; from the coding sequence ATGAAGCGACGCACTCTCGTCTCCCTCGCCCTCACCCTGACGGCCAGCTCAGCGTGGGCCGACAAGGTCGTGAGCATCGGCTACAGTGGGCCCCTGTCGGGCGGCGCGGCCTTTTACGGCAAAGACGTACAGAGCGGGATTGAGATGGCCATCAATGAGATCAACCGGGCGGGTGGCATCACGGTCAACGGCGAGAAGGTCACCTTCCGCCTGGTGTCCCTCGACGACCGGTACCTGCCCAACGAGACGGCCACCAACGTCCGCCGCCTCACCAGCCAGGGGATCGACGTGATCTTTGTGCCGCACGCTGGCGGCATTCAGGCGGTGCAGCCCCTCGCCGTGCGCGACCCTGACTTCCTGCTGGTGGCGTATTCCAGCGAGCCGAAGATCCTGGAAGCCAAAAACCCCATGACCTTTATGCTGCCGCCCCGCTACGACAACTACCTGCGGCCCTTTACGCAGACGCAGATGCGGGCTTTTGGCAAAAAGCTGGCGCTGCTGGGCACCACCACCGCCTACGGCAAGCAGTGGACCGACGCCATCACTGAGGAGTGGAAGCGGCAGGGCGGCACCGTGGGTGCAAACAATGGGGTGGACTACAACACCACCGTGGACTACTCCAGTGCCGTGACCAAGGCCCTGGCCGAGAAACCCGACGTGATCTTTGTGGGGGGGCCTTCGCAGCCCACCGCACAGGTGATCAAGGCCGCGCGCGAGCAGGGCTTCAAGGGCGGCTTCATCGTGATGGACCAGGCCAAGTTCGAGCAGATGGAAGGCATTATTCCCCGCGCATACCTCAATGGCAGCGTGGGTGTACTGCCCACCATCGAGTATCCCGGCACCCAGGTCTTCCGTAACCAGTACCAGCGGGTCTACAAGAAGATCCCCACCAGTGAGGCGGCCCTGAACTACATGGGCATGAATATCGTTGCCAAGGCGATGGAACTTGCGGGCACCACCGATGACCCACGGGCCATCCGTGCGCAGCTGAATGCCGCCGCCAAGGCGCTTCCCCAGAGCAAGACGATCTACCGGCTCGCGGGTGTGACCCCCGACGGGCACGTCGACGCCGAGTTCGTGATTGCCAGCGTAAAGGACGGCAAGTACACCCGTTTGCGCGTCGACAAGGTCTACAAGTAA